Below is a genomic region from Mycobacteriales bacterium.
CACGCGCGATCGGGGCGATGAGGGTGAGCGCATCCACGGCGGCAACCGTGACGGAGGCAACCTGCGCCGCCCAGACCCAATCGCCCCCCTGTGGAAATCACCCGCAGGGCGCCCCGGTACGCAAGGAAACACAAACGTTGCGGAATCCCGTTATCGCGTTGGAGGTCGCTGGCGAGAACGTGATTCCTGCAACGTTTGTGTTTCCTTCGGTACGTCGAAGGGCTACGGCGGGTACGGCGGGTCAGCCGGCGGGTACGGCGGGTCAGCCGCCGGCTACGGCGGGGATGATCGACACCGATGCGCCGTCGGGCGTTGGCGTCTGCAGGCCTTCGGCGAAGCGGACGTCGTCGTCGTTGACGTAGACGTTGACGAACCTGCGGAGCTTGCCGTCCTCGTCGAGCACCCGCGCCCGGATGCCGGTGTGGTCGGCTTCGAGGGCGTCGAGTACGTCGGCGAGGGTCGCACCCTCCGCGGTGACCTCGGCCGCGCCGCCGGTCAGCGATCGCAGGATCGTGGGCACGCGCACTGTCACTGCCATGTCGAGGCCCCCGCGAAGTCGTGGCGCGCGCCGAGACGACGGCGTCGGATGTCGGTCATTGGTGCAATCCTGCCGCACGGAACGCGTCGAGCGTCGCCGGGATCGTCGCCGTCGGCCGGGCGACCGGCTCGACCGCGTCGAGGGTCTTTAGGCCGTCGCCGGTGTTGAGGATCACCGTCTCGGCCGCTGGGTCGAGCTGGCCCGACGCGAGCAGCTTGCGCAGCGTCGCGACGGTCACCCCGCCGGCGGTCTCGCCGAAGATGCCGGTCGTCCGCGCGAGCAGCTGGATGCCCTCGACCACCTCGTCGTCGCTGACGTCCTCGATCGCGCCACCGGTACGACGTGCCACGTCGAGCGCGTAGGGCCCGTCCGCCGGGTTGCCGATCGCGAGCGACTTCGCGATGCCGCTCGGGCGCACCGGCTGCACGACGTCGTGCCCAGCCCGGAAGGCGGTCGCCACCGGAGAGCACCCGGACGACTGCGCGCCGAACACCTTGTACGGCGTCGCGTCGACCAGCCCGAGCTTGCCGAGCTCGCGCCAGGCCTTGTCGACCTTGGTGAGCAGCGAACCCGACGCGATCGGGATGACGACCTGCTCGGGCAACCGCCAGCCGAGCTGTTCGGCGATCTCGTAGCCGACGGTCTTGGAGCCTTCGGCGTAGAACGGCCGGACGTTGACGTTGACGAACGCCCACGGCAGCTCGCCCGCGACCTCCGCACACAGCCGGTTCACGTCGTCGTAGGAGCCTTCGACGGCGACGAGCGTGCCGCCGTACACCGCCGTCGTGACGACCTTGCCCGCCTCGAGGTCGTGCGGGATGAACACGACCGACTTCATCCCGCAGCTGGCGGCAGCGGCGGCGACGGCGTTGGCCAGGTTGCCCGTCGACGCGCAGGACAG
It encodes:
- a CDS encoding ubiquitin-like small modifier protein 1, encoding MAVTVRVPTILRSLTGGAAEVTAEGATLADVLDALEADHTGIRARVLDEDGKLRRFVNVYVNDDDVRFAEGLQTPTPDGASVSIIPAVAGG
- the thrC gene encoding threonine synthase; its protein translation is MSPTSVLERAAAFGSASHLVCRECGTQYEIGPSHVCEMCFGPLEIAYDEDLQRLVTRESVAAGPQTMWRYAGLLPAAPVVDLQVGMTRLVRADNLARELGMKTLWVKDDSGNPTHSFKDRVVGVAANAARALGFDVLSCASTGNLANAVAAAAASCGMKSVVFIPHDLEAGKVVTTAVYGGTLVAVEGSYDDVNRLCAEVAGELPWAFVNVNVRPFYAEGSKTVGYEIAEQLGWRLPEQVVIPIASGSLLTKVDKAWRELGKLGLVDATPYKVFGAQSSGCSPVATAFRAGHDVVQPVRPSGIAKSLAIGNPADGPYALDVARRTGGAIEDVSDDEVVEGIQLLARTTGIFGETAGGVTVATLRKLLASGQLDPAAETVILNTGDGLKTLDAVEPVARPTATIPATLDAFRAAGLHQ